Proteins from one Malassezia vespertilionis chromosome 2, complete sequence genomic window:
- the DRE2 gene encoding electron carrier (EggNog:ENOG503NZ8G; BUSCO:EOG09265040; COG:S) has translation MAITVFGGPAPPRTLLISSLVAAKEGKYQDAVTRLQSQSCAFETEMVDRITDMNYAPAAESYDKGYILTPYEGVAWSTLLPKVHAALAPKAQLQVSLVDTNDIQAALRLIKAEAAIAGFANVQIEGPDSVLIAERPVPTAVSLNKALGANGAVPLRRLNGAMLNGVNGVQGTREKKAALWATQPDTHIDEDMLLGDDEAGPRKREDCTVDLTVPPARRKKACKGCTCGLRELEENELSSSIVKLDQGELGGNRTEVDSVVTDRDGQRRNVKRVQVDTRGATSSCGSCFLGDAFRCSTCPYLGLPAFEPGQKVEIPVSMDDDI, from the exons ATGGCAATCACAGTATTTGGTGGGCCAGCGCCtccgcgcacgctgctgaTTAGCTCGCTAGTAGCTGCGAAGGAGGGCAAGTACCAAGATGCGGTAACACGTCTCCAGTCGCAGAGCTGCGCATTCGAGACTGAAATGGTGGACCGGATAACAGATATGA ACTACGCGCCTGCGGCAGAATCATACGATAAGGGCTACATATTGACGCCGTACGAAGGTGTCGCATGGAGCACGCTGTTGCCCAaagtgcacgcagcgctcgctCCGAAAGCACAGCTCCAAGTCTCGCTAGTTGATACCAATGACATTCAAGCTGCACTACGGCTAATCAAAGCAGAGGCGGCGATTGCGGGTTTTGCGAATGTTCAAATCGAAGGGCCCGATAGTGTACTCATTGCCGAACGGCCAGTCCCTACAGCAGTCTCGCTGAATAAAGCACTCGGTGCGAACGGTGcagtgccgctgcgccgcttgaaTGGTGCGATGCTGAATGGCGTGAATGGCGTCCAAGGAACGCGCGAGAAAAAGGCCGCGCTTTGGGCCACACAGCCGGACACACACATTGACGAGGATATGCTGTTGGGCGATGATGAAGCAGGCCcccgcaagcgcgaggatTGCACGGTGGATCTTACTGTGcctccagcgcggcggaaGAAGGCCTGCAAGGGATGTACTTGTGGTCTTCGTGAACTCGAAGAGAACGAGCTTTCCAGCTCGATTGTCAAGCTTGATCAAGGAGAGCTTGGCGGGAACCGTACAGAGGTTGATTCTGTCGTGACTGATCGCGATGGCCAACGTCGCAATGTGAAGCGAGTCCAAGTGGATACCCGGGGCGCAACGAGCAGCTGTGGCAGCTGTTTCTTGGGTGATGCGTTCCGCTGCAGCACCTGCCCGTATTTGGGTCTACCTGCTTTTGAGCCCGGACAAAAAGTGGAAATTCCTGTATCGATGGACGACGATATTTGA
- a CDS encoding uncharacterized protein (EggNog:ENOG503PM7C; COG:S): MQASLVAAYASDSEEEEPRTQAPEEVPLAAQHSAPSVSGIAMGLPPPKAQTKPGARKLQIRVDATTITDADAEEAHRAPPRKQVKLDSAQESHSLFSVLPAPQAKLESTQVKINAQQDKEQRVDNDMRLTIHDDIDSKDQKGNADFRAMLGLAPKPKLASNHPKPVILNEATLQSEDDTLQTTQSPNSHLYTPVLGKEAVNPSTSSRSVMAMSAAPEVHAKTSEPEPEPAQEDWEKLYPGWHQDPDGAWYPVTPEAHAQYAAWAQQTELAAYEQALERAGAPPPDTQMATFDAAEALEATPRSEQLDAPKSNKPKIDWQVSQKLQSDRLTNVRAKNRGQLSSLLAQAQESREALEQRWAQGKAKRRQASQRYGF; encoded by the coding sequence ATGCAGGCTTCGTTGGTAGCTGCGTATGCATCGGACtcggaggaggaggagccgcgcacgcaagctCCGGAGGAGGTGCCTTTAGCTGCTCAGCACAGTGCACCGTCTGTCTCTGGCATAGCCATGGGACTGCCTCCGCCCAAAGCACAGACCAAACCAGGCGCAAGAAAGCTGCAGATCCGCGTCGATGCAACCACCATCACGGACGCGGACGCGGAGGaggcgcatcgtgcaccACCAAGAAAACAAGTCAAGTTAGATTCAGCGCAAGAGTCTCATTCGCTTTTTTCCGTgctgcctgcgccgcaggcgaAACTCGAATCGACGCAAGTAAAAATAAATGCACAACAAGAcaaagagcagcgcgtcgataACGACATGCGCCTCACCATCCATGACGATATAGACTCAAAGGACCAAAAAGGCAATGCTGATTTTCGTGCAATGTTGGGCCTTGCGCCAAAACCCAAACTCGCTTCGAATCACCCCAAACCTGTGATCCTTAACGAAGCAACGCTGCAGTCAGAGGACGATACCCTCCAAACCACGCAGTCTCCCAACTCGCATCTGTATACTCCTGTTTTGGGCAAGGAGGCTGTAAATCCGAGTACGTCGAGCAGATCGGTCATGGCCATGTCGGCTGCGCCAGAAGTGCACGCGAAAACATCCGAGCCCGAGCCCGAGCCCGCGCAAGAGGACTGGGAAAAATTATACCCTGGGTGGCACCAAGACCCCGATGGAGCATGGTATCCTGTCACACCAGAAGCACATGCTCAGTATGCGGCCTGGGCGCAGCAGACCGAGTTGGCAGCGTACGAGCAAGCGTTGGAacgcgcaggcgcgccacCGCCCGACACGCAAATGGCGACGTTTGACGCTGCTGAAGCATTGGAAGCCACGCCACGATCTGAACAACTCGATGCACCCAAATCAAACAAGCCAAAGATTGACTGGCAAGTCTCGCAGAAGCTACAGTCGGACAGGCTGACAAatgtgcgcgccaagaaCCGCGGCCAGCTTTCTTCGCTTCTCGCACAAGCACAAGAGAGtcgcgaagcgctcgaACAGCGATGGGCGCAGGGAAAAGCGAAACGTCGTCAAGCGAGCCAGCGTTACGGATTTTGA
- the EMP24 gene encoding p24 complex component (SECRETED:SignalP(1-18); TransMembrane:1 (n2-13c18/19o164-184i); COG:U; EggNog:ENOG503NUQS), whose amino-acid sequence MLGALLVLVAVLAQCALAHTVDLHPNSEHCFFEDMHSGDEMTLTYQVSGGGHLDIDTWIKNPDGQTLFEQIRKDTGSYEFIADKDGRYTYCFSNEFSHVTDKTLSFNVHGVLYLTEDEGLIPAERELRDLANNIQMFKDEQQYLVMRERIHRNTAESTNSRVKWWSIMQTMLIVATCGFQIYFVKR is encoded by the exons ATGTTGGGTGCATTGCTTGTGTTGGtcgctgtgcttgcgcagtgtgcacttgcgcacaCGGTCGATTTGCATCCGAACTCGGAGCATTGCTTTTTTGAGGATATGCATTCCGGGGACGAGATGACGCTGACTTACCAAGTGTCAGGCGGTGGCCACCTGGATATTGACACCTGGATCAAGAATCCCGACGGGCAGACCTTGTTTGAACAGATCCGCAAGGATACAGGCTCATACGAGTTTATTGCTGATAAGGATGGACGCTACACGTACTGCTTTAGCAACGAATTTTCGCACGTCACAGATAAAACGCTAAG CTTTAATGTGCACGGCGTCTTATACCTGACGGAGGACGAGGGGCTTATTCCCGCAGAACGTGAGCTGCGTGATCTTGCAAACAACATTCAGATGTTTAAGGATGAACAGCAGTACTTGGTGATGCGCGAACGCATCCATCGTAACA CCGCGGAAAGCACAAATTCGCGCGTAAAGTGGTGGTCGATCATGCAAACTATGCTTATAGTTGCGACCTGTGGCTTCCAAATTTATTTCGTAAAACGGTGA
- the sbp1 gene encoding Ran GTPase binding protein Sbp1 (BUSCO:EOG09264XT5; EggNog:ENOG503NYZB; COG:U) produces the protein MSEQEKKDAVEATAETVHDPQFDPVVKLEHQVEVKTNEEDEEAMFKIRAKLFRFDKESKEWKERGTGDVRLLKHKDTGKIRLVMRRDKTLKVCANHFASPDIKLQPNVGSDRSWVYNVSADVSDGEPVAETLAIRFANSENANLFKKEFEAAQKSNEAAGSSAAKKDDSKPADKDAKESKPTEETKS, from the exons ATGTCTGAACAGGAAAAGAAGGACGCTGTGGAAGCCACT GCCGAGACTGTGCACGACCCTCAGTTTGACCCCGTGGTCAAGCTCGAGCACCAAGTCGAGGTGAAGACGAACGAGGAAGACGAAGAGGCCATGTTTAAAAT TCGCGCCAAGCTGTTCCGCTTTGACAAAGAATCGAAGGAGTGGAAGGAGCGTGGCACGGGTGATGTGCGTCTCTTGAAGCACAAAGATACCGGCAAGATCCGTCTTGtcatgcgccgcgacaaGACACTGAAAGTGTGCGCGAACCACTTTG CTTCTCCCGACATTAAGCTGCAGCCCAACGTTGGCTCGGACCGCTCTTGGGTGTACAATGTCTCTGCCGACGTTTCGGATGGCGAGCCTGTGGCGGAGACGCTAGCGATTCGTTTCGCCAACTCAGAGAATGCAAACTTGTTTAAAAAGGAGTTCGAGGCTGCGCAGAAGTCCAACGAGGCTGCAGGGTCCAGCGCTGCGAAGAAGGACGACAGCAAGCCTGCCGACAAGGACGCTAAAGAGAGCAAGCCTACGGAGGAGACCAAGTCGTGA
- the TFC1 gene encoding tau 95 subunit of transcription factor TFIIIC (EggNog:ENOG503NXDR; COG:K) gives MADARQSAPLWTMPASSFVTIEYPGIVGTSESSLEKALSTLSPYVKPGAGMSSAPSALAHLAHILSLGGKLVECRLAPLPGQAGDQMQMFRHPLLGDVVPGNGLVLRIRRRVLQRRMGECLETRKVYTVELLGPISTTIRFRRMADFAFRPTMPAGASEHPTLALHRALADLDVDAMRAYRFSTDAQEYQVEEDTADGKCMRSNLAMIPPPLFSRMELPFAYGYRQNPASSLQTVPYVTTSKRSRRTARKGSGDADTSGADQRILTRYLNRSRWRNMAPIALKYSEQAGAPTAPESSLAVMPLSERHEALLTQLRGHLDERPVWSRLSLMNQLTVSDARFVAQAKELFALVAYTFADGPWRDTLVRFGYDPRVHVESRFLQRIHLRGKAPRTPTTRGVFKTEYGDVSHAGRAALQKGASPDGMRPSTHIFDGKHATTGWYADSAWDAIRSTISHRFHALLKDELNADNDSTWDRADAESSAHESEDDEDVP, from the exons ATGGCCGACGCccgccaaagcgcgccgctgtggACGATGCCGGCGAGCTCCTTCGTCACAATCGAGTACCCCGGCATTGTTGGCACGTCGGAATCATCGCTGGAGAAGGCACTTTCGACTCTATCGCCGTATGTGAAACCCGGCGCGGGCATGTCtagcgcgccaagtgcaTTGGCCCATCTAGCGCATATTTTGTCGCTGGGAGGAAAACTTGTAGAGTGCCGCCTCGCACCGCTGCCTGGCCAAGCAGGGGATCAGATGCAAATGTTTCGACACCCACTGCTGGGCGATGTAGTGCCTGGCAACGGCCTTGTTTTGCGGATCCgacggcgcgtcttgcagcggcgcatgggcgAGTGCTTGGAAACGAGAAAAGTGTACACGGTCGAGCTTTTGGGCCCGATCAGCACTACCATTCGCTTCCGCCGCATGGCGGATTTTGCATTCCGTCCGACGATGCCTGCGGGCGCGTCGGAGCACCCGACTCTGGCACTGCACCGAGCACTGGCGGATTTAGATGTAgacgcaatgcgcgcgtatCGATTCTCCACCGACGCACAAGAGTATCAAGTGGAAGAAGACACTGCTGATGGGAAGTGCATGCGAAGCAACCTTGCCATGATTCCGCCGCCACTTTTTAGCCGCATGGAGTTACCGTTTGCGTACGGATACAGACAGAACCCAGCATCGAGCTTGCAGACGGTGCCCTACGTGACGACCTCTAAAcgatcgcgccgcacggcaagaaaaggcagcggcgatgcagatACCAGCGGCGCTGACCAGCGTATTCTCACAAGGTACCTGAACCGCTCACGATGGCGGAATATGGCGCCTATTGCGCTCAAGTACAGCGAGCaggccggcgcgccgaccgCGCCAGAGTCGAGCCTAGCGGTCATGCCGCTCTCGGAGCGACACGAAGCGCTTCTGACACAGCTGCGCGGGCATTTGGACGAACGGCCTGTTTGGTCGCGACTCAGTCTGATGAACCAATTGACGGTAAGCGACGCGCGGTTCGTTGCACAGGCCAAGGAGCTGTTTGCGTTGGTCGCGTACACGTTTGCGGATGGGCCATGGCGGGATACCCTGGTACGCTTTGGGTATGATCCGCGCGTTCACGTCGAGAGtcgctttttgcagcgcatccatTTGCGtggaaaagcgccgcgaacGCCGACTACGCGAGGTGTGTTCAAGACAGAATACGGCGATGTATCGCACGCTGGGCGTGCCGCGTTGCAAAAGGGTGCATCACCGGATGGAATGCGGCCAAGTACGCATATTTTTGACGGCAAGCAC GCGACTACCGGATGGTACGCGGATTCTGCATGGGATGCTATTCGGTCCACCATCTCGCACCGATTCCATGCACTGCTCAAAGACGAGCTCAATGCGGACAATGATTCCACATGGGACCGTGCAGACGCTGAATCGTCTGCGCACGAGTCGGAGGATGATGAGGATGTACCATAG
- the POL12 gene encoding DNA-directed DNA polymerase alpha subunit pol12 (COG:L; EggNog:ENOG503NW80; BUSCO:EOG09261V87), which translates to MADLAGLLGQRSTPARENTQQGHEFAVPDDGRWAQSLRVAESYNGGMPSTFDPAFVQTMPSRAAPRVSLAVSTDLKRWNYRYMFEKKGERSLGTSPIQLIAELDNRLDDMGDVLRHAFGITSELEDPSIPSQEMIYAVVRICARVDPADSAQRDAPTDAPPPTVPRLGAQNMMLEASRMVGNGQRIPLALDAACTVRYAWTDAAVQSTNAVGLFPGMIVGVKGRNGSGNRFVAQELLIPPALPHPASSRAELLSHQYDETKLNGAASRILVGAGPFTEPDNLHFTPWHSFATYVENVQPDVLLLMGPFLSASHPMVAAGTLDEMPATLFRQHIARRLTRLAERVPATTLILVPSTDDIFHPHHAYPQPFFDKAEPALGLPKRVRCLPNPSVFYINELAIGVTTADVLGDLRREELMQKVGAVHTSTDGQQRAPESSADARDPMMRLARHALGQRSFYPLFPPSSLSKLPLDLSHSRLCALEQITPDLLLLPSTRVKPFIRVVDSTLVVNPGPLASSAHDTPRPNSNGSFVRIQVAPMDRAALDQGAEDTELITHDLFGRAKIDLMQTM; encoded by the coding sequence ATGGCGGACCTTGCGGGCCTGCTGGGTCAGCGCAGCACCCCTGCACGCGAAAATACACAACAAGGACACGAGTTTGCTGTGCCGGATGAtgggcgctgggcgcaaTCTTTGCGTGTGGCTGAATCGTACAACGGCGGGATGCCGTCCACCTTTGACCCTGCGTTTGTACAGACCATGCCGAGTCGTGCCGCACCGCGTGTATCGCTCGCCGTGAGCACCGATCTGAAACGGTGGAATTACAGGTACATGTTTGAGAAAAAGGGCGAGCGAAGTCTTGGTACGTCGCCAATACAACTCATTGCAGAATTGGACAACCGGCTCGACGATATGGGCGACGTACTCCGGCACGCCTTCGGCATCACGAGCGAGCTCGAGGACCCGTCTATTCCATCCCAGGAAATGATTTATGCAGTAGTCCGaatctgcgcgcgcgtagATCCTGCAGAcagtgcacagcgcgacgcaccgaCCGACGCGCCTCCTCCGACCGTGCCGCGACTCGGTGCACAGAATATGATGCTCGAGGCCAGCCGCATGGTAGGCAATGGCCAGCGTATTCCATTAGCGCTTGACGCAGCCTGCACGGTACGCTATGCATGGACGGATGCTGCGGTCCAATCCACCAACGCAGTTGGCCTTTTTCCCGGTATGATTGTCGGTGTAAAAGGCCGCAACGGGAGCGGAAACCGCTTTGTGGCACAGGAACTGCTAATTCCGCCTGCACTACCGCATCCTGCATCGTCCCGTGCTGAGCTGCTTTCACATCAGTACGACGAAACAAAGTTgaacggcgcagcgtcgcgcattcTTGTGGGTGCAGGGCCGTTTACCGAGCCCGACAATCTCCACTTTACACCGTGGCACAGCTTTGCGACGTATGTTGAAAATGTGCAGCCCGACGTACTGCTGCTTATGGGCCCTTTtttgagcgcatcgcatccTATGGTGGCTGCAGGTACACTTGACGAAATGCCAGCGACGCTGTTTCGACAGCATATTGCACGTCGCCtcacgcgccttgctgaGCGAGTGCCTGCAACGACGCTCATTCTTGTCCCGAGCACGGACGATATATTTCATCCTCACCACGCGTACCCACAGCCGTTCTTTGACAAGGCAGAACCCGCGCTTGGCCTACCGAAACGCGTGCGGTGCCTGCCGAATCCCAGTGTGTTTTACATCAATGAATTGGCCATCGGTGTCACTACCGCCGATGTGCTGGGGgatttgcggcgcgaagaGCTCATGCAGAAAGTCGGTGCAGTGCACACGTCTACTGATGGACAACAGCGTGCGCCAGAATCGAgtgcagatgcgcgcgatccCATGATGCGgcttgctcggcacgcgcttggTCAGCGCAGCTTTTACCCCCTCTTTCCACCGTCCTCCTTGTCCAAGCTCCCTCTGGATTTGTCGCATTCGCGCTTgtgtgcgctcgagcaaatTACGCCAgatctgctgctgctgccaTCTACTCGAGTCAAACCGTTTATCCGCGTCGTTGACTCGACGTTGGTTGTGAACCCTGGTCCATTAGCTTCATCAGCGCACGATACGCCGCGCCCCAACAGCAACGGCTCGTTCGTGCGCATTCAAGTAGCGCCGATGGACCGCGCAGCACTTGACCAAGGCGCAGAAGATACGGAGCTTATTACGCACGACTTGTTTGGTCGTGCAAAGATCGACCTGATGCAGACAATGTAG
- the NOP58 gene encoding Nucleolar protein 58 (EggNog:ENOG503NUJ8; SECRETED:SignalP(1-20); COG:A; COG:J), protein MVLVLFETAVGFCLFSLSDDAKISSPDLHKRFESESEANRLLQLSAIHRFQSTADAVAAATAVNDGKLGKDLKKFLQREIVDKGGSAGAKSASTEKLLVSEPKLASAISKKLGIQVASESSMMDLYRGIRENIASLLSASGDAEEGQLDPRDLNTMSLGLSHSLSRYKLKFSPDKVDTMIVQAIALLDDLDKELNIYAMRVKEWYGWHFPEMGKIIIDNIAYAKVVRKVGFRTNTSSTDLSEILPEEIEHTIKAAAEISMGTEISESDIEHIWSLAEQVVAISEYRAQLYAYLGNRMHAIAPNLTVLLGELVGARLISHVGSLMHLAKLPASTIQILGAEKALFRALKTKHDTPKYGLLYNASLVGMAPPKKKGKMARMLANKTALSVRVDALTDPADEQAQAGAFLGNEYRSKLELVARGMDQRGTVENIRSAKGADGGYKQQSYVPAANGRGYNAGADAPPTVTGADDDDDDDDDDEAEVKPKKDKKDKKDKKDKKEKKDKKEKSKRSASELDDDSGESKKKKKKKSSKE, encoded by the coding sequence ATGGTGCTGGTCCTCTTCGAGACGGCGGTGGGCTTCTGCCTTTTCTCGCTTTCTGATGATGCCAAAATCAGCTCTCCCGATTTGCACAAGCGGTTTGAGAGTGAGAGCGAAGCGAACCGCCTGCTCCAGCTTTCCGCAATCCACCGCTTCCAAAGCACGGCGGACGCCGTGGCCGCCGCTACCGCTGTGAACGACGGCAAACTCGGGAAAGACTTGAAAAAAttcttgcagcgcgagattgTGGACAAGGGAGGCTCTGCTGGTGCGAAAAGCGCGTCCACCGAAAAACTGCTAGTCTCTGAGCCGAAGCTTGCGTCGGCTATCTCGAAAAAGCTCGGGATCCAGGTTGCGTCCGAGTCGAGCATGATGGATTTGTACCGCGGCATTCGTGAGAAcattgcgtcgctgctttCTGCATCAGGGGATGCCGAGGAAGGACAGCTTGACCCGCGCGACCTGAACACCATGTCGCTTGGTCTTTCACACAGTCTCAGCCGCTACAAGCTCAAGTTTAGCCCCGACAAGGTGGATACCATGATCGTACAAGCtattgcgctgctggacgatCTCGACAAGGAGCTGAACATTTATGCTATGCGTGTGAAGGAGTGGTACGGATGGCACTTTCCTGAGATGGGAAAGATTATTATCGACAACATTGCGTACGCCAAAGTCGTGCGCAAAGTCGGCTTCCGCACCAACACGTCTTCTACAGACCTCTCTGAGATTCTTCCGGAAGAAATTGAGCACACGATCAAGGCCGCTGCAGAAATCAGTATGGGCACCGAAATCAGCGAGTCGGATATCGAGCATATTTGGAGCCTGGCCGAGCAGGTCGTAGCGATTAGCGAATACCGCGCACAGCTTTACGCATACTTGGGCAACCGCATGCATGCGATTGCGCCAAACCTCACTGTACTCCTCGGCGAGCTTGTTGGTGCGCGCCTCATTAGCCACGTCGGCTCGTTAATGCATCTCGCCAAGTTGCCTGCCAGCACAATCCAGATCCTCGGCGCCGAAAAAGCGCTCTTTCGCGCGCTCAAAACTAAACACGATACGCCCAAGTATGGGCTGCTCTACAATGCAAGTCTCGTGGGTATGGCTCCGCCGAAGAAGAAGGGCAAGATGGCACGCATGTTGGCGAACAAGACTGCCTTGTCTGTGCGCGTCGATGCTCTTACCGACCCTGCGGACGAGCAGGCACAAGCAGGCGCTTTCCTCGGCAATGAATACCGCTCCaagctcgagctcgtcgcaCGCGGAATGGaccagcgcggcacggtCGAAAACATTCGCTCCGCCAAAGGCGCTGATGGCGGCTACAAGCAGCAGAGCTATGTGCCTGCAGCGAATGGCCGCGGCTACAACGCAGgtgccgatgcgccgcccaccGTGACGGGTGctgacgacgacgacgacgacgacgacgacgacgaggcggagGTAAAGCCCAAAAAGGACAAGAAAGACAAGAAGGACAAGAAGGACAAGAAGGAGAAAAAGGACAAGAAGGAAAAGTCCAAACGTTCTGCCTCGGAGCTCGACGACGACAGCGGGGAGTCGAAGAAAaagaagaagaaaaagTCGAGCAAAGAGTAG
- a CDS encoding uncharacterized protein (COG:P; EggNog:ENOG503P7IT): MLVARSIVPIAARSLRSAPLRAVLKMPAATSHTLYVRAMSATAPSFKKDMSWVEQGNVTYDELKPYTQHPSGEITLIDVREPQETAQGMIPSAVNVPLSAFSVAFDVNSSAPPSADFEKIFSFPRPTYDHKIVFYCRTGRRSAEAMEIARNRGWWDTRNYRGGWVEWEAQQKDAKEQD, from the exons ATGCTTGTTGCGCGCTCGATTGTCCCGATTGCGGCTCGTTCTTTGCGCTCTGCTCCGTTGCGTGCCGTGCTCAAGATGCCTGCGGCAACGTCGCACACTTTGTATGTGCGTGCAATGTCGGCGACAGCCCCTAGCTTCAAGAAGGATATGTCGTGGGTTGAGCAGGGCAATGTCACGTACGACGAACTCAAGCCGTACACCCAGCATCCATCCGGGGAAATCACTTTAATTGATGTGCGCGAGCCCCAAGAGACCGCACAGGGTATGATTCCGTCTGCGGTGAACGTGCCGCTGTCTGCCTTTTCGGTGGCTTTTGACGTGAACAGCTCTGCGCCACCCTCAGCTGACTTTGAGAAGATCTTTTCTTTTCCCCGCCCTACTTATGACCACAAAATTGTGTTCTACTGCCGCACTggaaggcgcagcgctgagGCGATGGAAATCGCACGCAACCGCGGCTGGTGGGA CACCCGTAACTACCGCGGCGGTTGGGTCGAATGGGAGGCCCAGCAGAAAGACGCAAAGGAGCAGGACTAG
- the PSD1 gene encoding phosphatidylserine decarboxylase (BUSCO:EOG092639H5; EggNog:ENOG503NZD1; COG:I), translating into MWTVGTESVARAVRVARNFAGGSRAAHPPTDTHTAGSQWMVMPPGARAYTRNPNDAERSAGTVAGQRAERVRLGQASEETPRLRTRRRQSTWRRAQRAWQETPLKWTPIPVLLGAAVLVGIEAHRQWQRNERVAGSTIIDGSGESVRIKGPWSLYFFGALPLNTISRAWGWMNHLTLPVWFRPYGFKLYSWIFDCDLSEMKDPDLTHYESLGAFFSRELKAGMRPIAQNLMVSPADGRVLHLGLIEGDRVEQVKGLTYSLDTLLGHDGEAMSSTAVPPEDSKGYRMSDETTFANVNGIDYSLEELFGHKNPRKSVRTYFLGWAKGSWRYVRQTASALASGKAFRSSNATCIIPDEEPDSANDAGIPTSDTPENIGHIANVAYEMGSEAIPSFINPQTLSPNKVRSGHRLFFAVIYLAPGDYHRFHSPVPWVVEMRRHFRGELYSVSPYVASRLPNLFLLNERVALLGRWRYGFFGMVPIGATNVGSIRINFDRQLRTNTYADRKLSGTYTEATYDAASRLLGGQPLGKGEEMGGFLLGSTVVLVFEAPENFRFFFKAGGKIKVGEALGDVGPVDEKQ; encoded by the coding sequence atgTGGACTGTGGGGACAGAATCTGTGGCGCGTGCCGTGCGTGTAGCCCGGAATTTTGCAGGGGGctctcgcgccgcgcacccCCCCACTGATACGCACACGGCCGGCTCGCAGTGGATGGTTATGCcgcccggcgcgcgtgcctATACGCGCAATCCCAACGATGCAGAGCGATCTGCTGGGACTGTCGctggccagcgcgccgagcgtgtgcgTCTTGGGCAGGCATCAGAAGAGACGCCGCGTTTGCGTACTCGCCGTCGTCAATCGacgtggcggcgcgcgcagcgtgcatggcAAGAGACGCCGCTGAAATGGACGCCGATCCCTGTtctgcttggcgcggctGTGCTGGTCGGCAttgaagcgcatcgccaatGGCAGCGGAATGAGCGCGTGGCCGGAAGTACTATTATTGATGGATCGGGCGAGTCGGTGCGCATCAAAGGCCCATGGTCGCTCTACTTTTTCGGTGCGTTGCCCTTGAATACCATCAGTCGTGCATGGGGCTGGATGAACCACTTGACCCTTCCTGTATGGTTCCGGCCGTACGGATTCAAGCTGTACTCGTGGATTTTTGATTGCGATTTGTCCGAGATGAAGGATCCCGATTTGACACACTATGAGAGTCTCGGTGCCTTCTTCTCGCGCGAGCTCAAAGCTGGCATGCGCCCCATCGCCCAAAATTTGATGGTATCGCCTGCCGATGGCCGCGTGCTCCATCTGGGCTTGATTGAAGGGGATCGTGTAGAGCAAGTGAAAGGGCTTACCTACTcgctcgacacgctccTTGGCCACGACGGCGAAGCGATGTCTTCCACTGCTGTTCCGCCTGAAGACTCGAAAGGTTATCGCATGTCTGACGAGACGACGTTTGCCAATGTAAACGGAATTGACTACAGTTTGGAGGAGTTGTTTGGCCACAAGAACCCCCGCAAATCCGTGCGTACATACTTTCTCGGGTGGGCAAAAGGCTCGTGGCGCTATGTGCGCCAAACGGCGTCGGCTCTGGCCAGCGGCAAAGCATTCCGCTCGTCCAATGCAACGTGCATTATACCCGACGAGGAGCCCGACAGCGCGAACGATGCAGGCATACCGACCTCGGATACACCCGAGAACATTGGGCACATCGCCAACGTTGCGTACGAAATGGGTTCCGAAGCGATTCCCTCGTTTATCAACCCTCAGACCTTGTCGCCGAACAAGGTGCGCAGTGGCCATCGCCTTTTTTTTGCCGTGATTTACCTTGCTCCGGGCGACTACCACCGCTTCCACAGCCCTGTGCCATGGGTTGTGgagatgcgccgccactTCCGCGGCGAACTATACTCGGTATCGCCGTATGTCGCATCCCGATTGCCCAACCTGTTCCTTTTGAACGAACGTGTAGCGCTTCTTGGCCGCTGGCGATACGGCTTCTTTGGCATGGTGCCGATTGGCGCGACGAATGTCGGCTCGATTCGCATCAATTTTGACCGGCAGCTCCGCACGAATACATACGCAGACCGCAAACTTTCCGGCACGTACACCGAAGCGACCTACGACGCTGCCAGCCGTCTCCTCGGCGGCCAGCCGCTGGGCAAAGGCGAAGAGATGGGCGGTTTTCTCCTGGGAAGCACCGTTGTGCTCGTCTTTGAGGCCCCGGAAAACTTTCGATTTTTCTTCAAGGCCGGTGGAAAAATTAAGGtgggcgaggcgctgggcgatgTCGGGCCCGTAGACGAAAAGCAGTAG